From a region of the Nyctibius grandis isolate bNycGra1 chromosome 10, bNycGra1.pri, whole genome shotgun sequence genome:
- the BRPF1 gene encoding peregrin isoform X3: MGVDFDVKTFCHNLRATKPPYECPVGTCRKIYKSYSGIEYHLYHYDHDNPPPPQHTPLRKHKKKGRQARAANKQSPSPSETSQSPGREVMTYAQAQRMVEVDLHGRVHRISIFDNLDVVSEDEEVPEEVPENGSNKENTETQSVPPKSGKHKNKEKRKDSNHHHHNASAGTTPKLPEVVYRELEQDTPDAPPRPTSYYRYIEKSAEELDEEVEYDMDEEDYIWLDIMNERRKTEGVSPIPQEIFEYLMDRLEKESYFESHNKGDPNALVDEDAVCCICNDGECQNSNVILFCDMCNLAVHQECYGVPYIPEGQWLCRRCLQSPSRAVDCALCPNKGGAFKQTDDGRWAHVVCALWIPEVCFANTVFLEPIDSIEHIPPARWKLTCYICKQRGSGACIQCHKANCYTAFHVTCAQQAGLYMKMEPVREMGANGTSFSVRKTAYCDIHTPPGSVRRLPALSHSEGEEEDEEEEEEGKGWSSEKVKKAKAKSRIKMKKARKILAEKRAAAPVVSVPCIPPHRLSKITNRLTIQRKSQFMQRLHSYWTLKRQSRNGVPLLRRLQTHLQSQRNCDQRDTEDKNWALKEQLKSWQRLRHDLERARLLVELIRKREKLKRETIKVQQVALEMQLTPFLILLRKTLEQLQEKDTGNIFSEPVPLSEVTEIYEVPDYLDHIKKPMDFQTMKQNLEAYRYLNFDDFEEDFNLIINNCLKYNAKDTIFYRAAIRLREQGGAVLRQARRQAEKMGIDFETGMHFPHCVTVEEAQVQDIEDDVRLLLSENQKHLPLEEQLKILLERLDEVNAGKQSIGRSRRAKMIKKEITVLRRKLAHPRDLGRDGLERHGSSARGVLQSHNPCEKDLQTDSAAEESSSQETGKGLGPNSSSTPAHEVGRRTSVLFSKKNPKTAGPPKRPGRPPKNRDSQIAPGHGNSPIGPPQLPIIGSSQRQRKRGRSPRPSSSSDSDSDKSHEDPPMDLPANGFSSGNQPVKKSFLVYRNDCNLPRSSSDSESSSSSSSSAASDRTSTTPSKQGRGKPSFSRVNFPEDSSEDTSGTENESYSVGAGRGVGHGMVRKGMGRGAGWLSEDEDSSLDALDLVWAKCRGYPSYPALIIDPKMPREGMFHHGVPIPVPPLEVLKLGEQMTQEAREHLYLVLFFDNKRTWQWLPRTKLVPLGVNQDLDKEKMLEGRKSNIRKSVQIAYHRAMQHRNKVQGEQSSDSSESD; encoded by the exons ATGGGCGTAGACTTCGACGTGAAGACCTTCTGCCACAACCTGCGGGCCACCAAACCCCCGTACGAGTGTCCGGTGGGCACCTGCCGCAAGATCTACAAGAGCTACAGCGGGATCGAGTACCACCTCTACCACTATGACCACGAcaacccccccccgccccagcacaCCCCCCTGCGCAAGCACAAGAAGAAGGGGCGCCAGGCCCGCGCCGCCAACAAGCAGTCGCCCAGCCCCTCCGAGACCTCCCAGTCGCCAGGACGTGAGGTGATGACCTATGCCCAGGCCCAACGCATGGTGGAGGTGGACCTCCACGGCCGCGTCCATCGCATCAGCATCTTCGATAACCTCGACGTGGTGTCCGAGGACGAGGAGGTTCCCGAGGAGGTCCCCGAGAACGGGAGCAATAAGGAGAACACGGAGACCCAGAGCGTCCCGCCCAAATCCGGCAAGCACAAGAACAAGGAGAAGCGCAAGGACTCCAACCACCATCACCACAATGCCTCGGCCGGCACCACCCCCAAGCTCCCCGAGGTGGTGTACcgggagctggagcaggacaCCCCCGATGCCCCACCTCGCCCCACCTCTTATTACAG GTACATCGAGAAGTCGGCAGAGGAGCTGGATGAGGAGGTGGAGTACGACATGGACGAGGAAGATTACATCTGGCTGGACATCATGAACGAGCGGCGGAAGACCGAAGGCGTGAGTCCCATTCCCCAGGAGATCTTTGAGTACCTGATGGACCGGCTGGAGAAGGAGTCCTACTTCGAGAGCCACAACAAGGGGGATCCGAACGCCTTGGTGGATGAGGATGCCGTCTGTTGCATCTGCAACGACGGGGAGTGTCAGAACAGCAATGTCATCCTCTTCTGCGACATGTGCAACCTGGCTGTGCACCAGGAGTGCTACGGGGTGCCCTACATCCCGGAGGGACAGTGGCTCTGCAGACGGTGCCTGCAGTCGCCCTCGCGAGCCGTGGACTGCGCCCTCTGCCCCAACAAGGGGGGGGCTTTCAAGCAGACGGACGACGGGCGCTGGGCACACGTGGTCTGTGCCCTCTGGATCCCGGAGGTGTGCTTTGCCAACACGGTCTTCCTGGAGCCCATCGACAGCATCGAGCACATCCCGCCCGCCCGCTGGAAGCTGACCTGTTACATCTGCAAGCAGCGCGGCTCCGGGGCTTGCATCCAGTGTCACAAAGCCAACTGCTACACCGCCTTCCACGTCACCTGCGCCCAGCAGGCCGGGCTGTACATGAAGATGGAGCCCGTCCGGGAGATGGGGGCCAACGGTACCTCCTTCAGCGTGCGCAAAACCGCCTACTGCGACATCCACACGCCGCCGGGCTCCGTGCGCAGGCTTCCCGCCCTCTCCCACAGcgagggggaagaggaggacgaggaggaggaggaggaggggaagggctggAGCTCCGAGAAAGTCAAAAAAGCAAAGGCCAAGTCTAGGATCAAGATGAAGAAGGCACGGAAGATCCTGGCAGAGAAACGAGCTGCAGCGCCCGTGGTTTCTGTGCCCTGCATCCCCCCACACAG GCTCAGTAAGATCACAAACCGTTTAACCATCCAGAGGAAGAGCCAGTTCATGCAGAGGCTGCACAGCTACTGGACTCTGAAGAGACAGTCCCGCAACGGTGTCCCTCTGCTCCGCCGCCTTCAGACACACTTGCAGTCACAAAGAAACTGCGATCAG AGAGACACTGAGGATAAGAACTGGGCCctgaaggagcagctgaagtcatgGCAGCGCCTCCGCCATGACCTAGAGCGTGCACGCTTGCTGGTGGAGCTGATACGCAAGCGGGAGAAGCTCAAGAGAGAGACG ATCAAAGTGCAGCAGGTGGCACTGGAAATGCAGCTGACccccttcctcatcctcctccgCAAGACGCttgagcagctgcaggagaaagaCACGGGCAACATCTTCAGCGAGCCGGTCCCTCTGTCTGAGGTAACAGAAATCTACGAA GTCCCAGACTACCTGGATCACATCAAGAAGCCGATGGATTTTCAgacaatgaaacaaaacctgGAAGCCTATCGCTATCTGAATTTTGACGACTTTGAGGAGGATTTCAACCTGATCATCAACAACTGTTTGAAATACAATGCCAAAGACACAATCTTCTACCGGGCAGCCATCCGTCTGCGGGAGCAGGGAGGCGCCGTGCTCCGGCAGGCTCGCCGGCAGGCGGAGAAGATGGGCATTGACTTTGAGACAGGCATGCACTTCCCCCACTGCGTGACGGTGGAAGAGGCTCAGGTCCAAGACATCGAGGACG ACGTGCGGTTGCTGCTCTCGGAGAATCAGAAGCACCTGCCCttggaggagcagctgaagatCCTGCTGGAGCGGCTGGATGAGGTCAACGCTGGCAAGCAGAGCATCGGACGGTCCCGCCGGGCCAAGATGATCAAGAAGGAGATCACAGTCCTACGGCGGAAACTGGCTCACCCGCGGGACCTGGGCCGAGATGGGCTGGAGCGGCACGGCTCCTCTGCCAGGGGCGTCCTGCAGTCGCACAACCCCTGCGAGAAGGACCTGCAGACAGACAGCGCTGCGGAagagagcagcagccaggagacTGGCAAAG GTCTGGGTCCCAATTCTTCTTCCACCCCAGCACACGAAGTTGGCAGGAGGACCTCAGTGCTCTTCTCCAAGAAGAACCCTAAAACTGCAGGCCCTCCAAAGCGTCCAGGACGCCCCCCGAAGAATCGAGACAGCCAGATCGCTCCCGGGCATGGGAACAGCCCCATcggccccccccagctcccaaTAATAGGGTCCTCCCAGCGGCAGAGGAAGCGAGGGCGAAGCCCGCGCCCCAGCTCCAGCTCGGACAGCGACAGTGACAAGTCCCACGAAGACCCTCCCATGG ACCTGCCAGCCAACGGTTTCAGCAGCGGGAACCAGCCCGTGAAGAAGAGCTTCCTGGTGTACCGCAACGACTGCAACCTTCCCCGGAGCAGCTCCGACTCCgagtccagcagcagcagcagcagcagcgcagcCTCGGACCGCACCAG CACGACGCCCTCCAAGCAGGGCCGGGGGAAGCCCTCCTTCTCCCGAGTGAACTTCCCGGAGGACAGCAGCGAGGACACATCGGGGACAGAGAATGAGTCCTACTCCGTGGGCGCGGGGCGAGGCGTGGGGCACGGCA TGGTGCGCAAGGGCATGGGGCGCGGCGCGGGATGGCTCTCCGAGGACGAGGATTCCTCCCTGGATGCCCTGGACCTGGTGTGGGCCAAGTGCCGGGGGTACCCCTCCTACCCGGCGCTG ATCATTGACCCCAAGATGCCGCGGGAAGGCATGTTCCACCACGGCGTCCCCATCCCCGTGCCCCCCCTGGAGGTGCTGAAGCTGGGGGAGCAGATGACTCAGGAAGCGCGCGAGCACCTCTACCTTGTCCTCTTCTTCGACAACAAGCGCACTTG gCAGTGGTTACCCCGCACGAAGCTGGTGCCTCTGGGGGTGAACCAGGACCTGGACAAGGAGAAGATGCTGGAGGGCCGCAAGTCCAACATCCGCAAGTCGGTGCAGATCGCCTACCACCGCGCCATGCAGCACCGCAACAAGGTGCAGGGCGAGCAGAGCAGCGACTCCAGCGAGAGCGACtga
- the BRPF1 gene encoding peregrin isoform X2 produces MGVDFDVKTFCHNLRATKPPYECPVGTCRKIYKSYSGIEYHLYHYDHDNPPPPQHTPLRKHKKKGRQARAANKQSPSPSETSQSPGREVMTYAQAQRMVEVDLHGRVHRISIFDNLDVVSEDEEVPEEVPENGSNKENTETQSVPPKSGKHKNKEKRKDSNHHHHNASAGTTPKLPEVVYRELEQDTPDAPPRPTSYYRYIEKSAEELDEEVEYDMDEEDYIWLDIMNERRKTEGVSPIPQEIFEYLMDRLEKESYFESHNKGDPNALVDEDAVCCICNDGECQNSNVILFCDMCNLAVHQECYGVPYIPEGQWLCRRCLQSPSRAVDCALCPNKGGAFKQTDDGRWAHVVCALWIPEVCFANTVFLEPIDSIEHIPPARWKLTCYICKQRGSGACIQCHKANCYTAFHVTCAQQAGLYMKMEPVREMGANGTSFSVRKTAYCDIHTPPGSVRRLPALSHSEGEEEDEEEEEEGKGWSSEKVKKAKAKSRIKMKKARKILAEKRAAAPVVSVPCIPPHRLSKITNRLTIQRKSQFMQRLHSYWTLKRQSRNGVPLLRRLQTHLQSQRNCDQRDTEDKNWALKEQLKSWQRLRHDLERARLLVELIRKREKLKRETIKVQQVALEMQLTPFLILLRKTLEQLQEKDTGNIFSEPVPLSEVTEIYEVPDYLDHIKKPMDFQTMKQNLEAYRYLNFDDFEEDFNLIINNCLKYNAKDTIFYRAAIRLREQGGAVLRQARRQAEKMGIDFETGMHFPHCVTVEEAQVQDIEDEDVRLLLSENQKHLPLEEQLKILLERLDEVNAGKQSIGRSRRAKMIKKEITVLRRKLAHPRDLGRDGLERHGSSARGVLQSHNPCEKDLQTDSAAEESSSQETGKGLGPNSSSTPAHEVGRRTSVLFSKKNPKTAGPPKRPGRPPKNRDSQIAPGHGNSPIGPPQLPIIGSSQRQRKRGRSPRPSSSSDSDSDKSHEDPPMDLPANGFSSGNQPVKKSFLVYRNDCNLPRSSSDSESSSSSSSSAASDRTSTTPSKQGRGKPSFSRVNFPEDSSEDTSGTENESYSVGAGRGVGHGMVRKGMGRGAGWLSEDEDSSLDALDLVWAKCRGYPSYPALIIDPKMPREGMFHHGVPIPVPPLEVLKLGEQMTQEAREHLYLVLFFDNKRTWQWLPRTKLVPLGVNQDLDKEKMLEGRKSNIRKSVQIAYHRAMQHRNKVQGEQSSDSSESD; encoded by the exons ATGGGCGTAGACTTCGACGTGAAGACCTTCTGCCACAACCTGCGGGCCACCAAACCCCCGTACGAGTGTCCGGTGGGCACCTGCCGCAAGATCTACAAGAGCTACAGCGGGATCGAGTACCACCTCTACCACTATGACCACGAcaacccccccccgccccagcacaCCCCCCTGCGCAAGCACAAGAAGAAGGGGCGCCAGGCCCGCGCCGCCAACAAGCAGTCGCCCAGCCCCTCCGAGACCTCCCAGTCGCCAGGACGTGAGGTGATGACCTATGCCCAGGCCCAACGCATGGTGGAGGTGGACCTCCACGGCCGCGTCCATCGCATCAGCATCTTCGATAACCTCGACGTGGTGTCCGAGGACGAGGAGGTTCCCGAGGAGGTCCCCGAGAACGGGAGCAATAAGGAGAACACGGAGACCCAGAGCGTCCCGCCCAAATCCGGCAAGCACAAGAACAAGGAGAAGCGCAAGGACTCCAACCACCATCACCACAATGCCTCGGCCGGCACCACCCCCAAGCTCCCCGAGGTGGTGTACcgggagctggagcaggacaCCCCCGATGCCCCACCTCGCCCCACCTCTTATTACAG GTACATCGAGAAGTCGGCAGAGGAGCTGGATGAGGAGGTGGAGTACGACATGGACGAGGAAGATTACATCTGGCTGGACATCATGAACGAGCGGCGGAAGACCGAAGGCGTGAGTCCCATTCCCCAGGAGATCTTTGAGTACCTGATGGACCGGCTGGAGAAGGAGTCCTACTTCGAGAGCCACAACAAGGGGGATCCGAACGCCTTGGTGGATGAGGATGCCGTCTGTTGCATCTGCAACGACGGGGAGTGTCAGAACAGCAATGTCATCCTCTTCTGCGACATGTGCAACCTGGCTGTGCACCAGGAGTGCTACGGGGTGCCCTACATCCCGGAGGGACAGTGGCTCTGCAGACGGTGCCTGCAGTCGCCCTCGCGAGCCGTGGACTGCGCCCTCTGCCCCAACAAGGGGGGGGCTTTCAAGCAGACGGACGACGGGCGCTGGGCACACGTGGTCTGTGCCCTCTGGATCCCGGAGGTGTGCTTTGCCAACACGGTCTTCCTGGAGCCCATCGACAGCATCGAGCACATCCCGCCCGCCCGCTGGAAGCTGACCTGTTACATCTGCAAGCAGCGCGGCTCCGGGGCTTGCATCCAGTGTCACAAAGCCAACTGCTACACCGCCTTCCACGTCACCTGCGCCCAGCAGGCCGGGCTGTACATGAAGATGGAGCCCGTCCGGGAGATGGGGGCCAACGGTACCTCCTTCAGCGTGCGCAAAACCGCCTACTGCGACATCCACACGCCGCCGGGCTCCGTGCGCAGGCTTCCCGCCCTCTCCCACAGcgagggggaagaggaggacgaggaggaggaggaggaggggaagggctggAGCTCCGAGAAAGTCAAAAAAGCAAAGGCCAAGTCTAGGATCAAGATGAAGAAGGCACGGAAGATCCTGGCAGAGAAACGAGCTGCAGCGCCCGTGGTTTCTGTGCCCTGCATCCCCCCACACAG GCTCAGTAAGATCACAAACCGTTTAACCATCCAGAGGAAGAGCCAGTTCATGCAGAGGCTGCACAGCTACTGGACTCTGAAGAGACAGTCCCGCAACGGTGTCCCTCTGCTCCGCCGCCTTCAGACACACTTGCAGTCACAAAGAAACTGCGATCAG AGAGACACTGAGGATAAGAACTGGGCCctgaaggagcagctgaagtcatgGCAGCGCCTCCGCCATGACCTAGAGCGTGCACGCTTGCTGGTGGAGCTGATACGCAAGCGGGAGAAGCTCAAGAGAGAGACG ATCAAAGTGCAGCAGGTGGCACTGGAAATGCAGCTGACccccttcctcatcctcctccgCAAGACGCttgagcagctgcaggagaaagaCACGGGCAACATCTTCAGCGAGCCGGTCCCTCTGTCTGAGGTAACAGAAATCTACGAA GTCCCAGACTACCTGGATCACATCAAGAAGCCGATGGATTTTCAgacaatgaaacaaaacctgGAAGCCTATCGCTATCTGAATTTTGACGACTTTGAGGAGGATTTCAACCTGATCATCAACAACTGTTTGAAATACAATGCCAAAGACACAATCTTCTACCGGGCAGCCATCCGTCTGCGGGAGCAGGGAGGCGCCGTGCTCCGGCAGGCTCGCCGGCAGGCGGAGAAGATGGGCATTGACTTTGAGACAGGCATGCACTTCCCCCACTGCGTGACGGTGGAAGAGGCTCAGGTCCAAGACATCGAGGACG AAGACGTGCGGTTGCTGCTCTCGGAGAATCAGAAGCACCTGCCCttggaggagcagctgaagatCCTGCTGGAGCGGCTGGATGAGGTCAACGCTGGCAAGCAGAGCATCGGACGGTCCCGCCGGGCCAAGATGATCAAGAAGGAGATCACAGTCCTACGGCGGAAACTGGCTCACCCGCGGGACCTGGGCCGAGATGGGCTGGAGCGGCACGGCTCCTCTGCCAGGGGCGTCCTGCAGTCGCACAACCCCTGCGAGAAGGACCTGCAGACAGACAGCGCTGCGGAagagagcagcagccaggagacTGGCAAAG GTCTGGGTCCCAATTCTTCTTCCACCCCAGCACACGAAGTTGGCAGGAGGACCTCAGTGCTCTTCTCCAAGAAGAACCCTAAAACTGCAGGCCCTCCAAAGCGTCCAGGACGCCCCCCGAAGAATCGAGACAGCCAGATCGCTCCCGGGCATGGGAACAGCCCCATcggccccccccagctcccaaTAATAGGGTCCTCCCAGCGGCAGAGGAAGCGAGGGCGAAGCCCGCGCCCCAGCTCCAGCTCGGACAGCGACAGTGACAAGTCCCACGAAGACCCTCCCATGG ACCTGCCAGCCAACGGTTTCAGCAGCGGGAACCAGCCCGTGAAGAAGAGCTTCCTGGTGTACCGCAACGACTGCAACCTTCCCCGGAGCAGCTCCGACTCCgagtccagcagcagcagcagcagcagcgcagcCTCGGACCGCACCAG CACGACGCCCTCCAAGCAGGGCCGGGGGAAGCCCTCCTTCTCCCGAGTGAACTTCCCGGAGGACAGCAGCGAGGACACATCGGGGACAGAGAATGAGTCCTACTCCGTGGGCGCGGGGCGAGGCGTGGGGCACGGCA TGGTGCGCAAGGGCATGGGGCGCGGCGCGGGATGGCTCTCCGAGGACGAGGATTCCTCCCTGGATGCCCTGGACCTGGTGTGGGCCAAGTGCCGGGGGTACCCCTCCTACCCGGCGCTG ATCATTGACCCCAAGATGCCGCGGGAAGGCATGTTCCACCACGGCGTCCCCATCCCCGTGCCCCCCCTGGAGGTGCTGAAGCTGGGGGAGCAGATGACTCAGGAAGCGCGCGAGCACCTCTACCTTGTCCTCTTCTTCGACAACAAGCGCACTTG gCAGTGGTTACCCCGCACGAAGCTGGTGCCTCTGGGGGTGAACCAGGACCTGGACAAGGAGAAGATGCTGGAGGGCCGCAAGTCCAACATCCGCAAGTCGGTGCAGATCGCCTACCACCGCGCCATGCAGCACCGCAACAAGGTGCAGGGCGAGCAGAGCAGCGACTCCAGCGAGAGCGACtga